The segment TGGACAAGCAGATGAGGAAAGAaagctcccccaccacccccaaaaaaAATACTTCACCGCCCTGGGTCCTCCAGATGTGCTGGAATCAGTACCCGGCTGTATCAGGTATGGTGGGGAAGCCTACAAGGGGCACAAAGAGGCAGAAGTTTAAATGTTTCCTGCCCCTGGCCCCAGAAAAGGGTGGAGTATGTTGGTGTCAGAAGATCGTGAGAAATCAGCCATTTTCCCCTGTAAATTCTTTCCTCTGCTGTAGAGAACTGCCAAGACCTTCCTTATACAATCTTCCTAGTCTCTATCTTTTACCCCACCTAccacacccctgcccacaattgcTTATGGCTGTGACCCattgttcctcctccctcttcattttttaatggtatttgttcagcactttctgtttgtcaggcactgttaagttaatcaggttggacatagtccattccctatatagagaagcagcatggctaagtggaaacagcctgggcttggggtcatgggttctaatcctagttctgccacttgacagctgtgtgactctgggcaagtcacttaacttctctggacctcagttacctcatctgtaatatggggatgaagactgtgtgtcctacatgggacaacctgatcaccttgtatctatcccagagcttagaacagtgctcggcacatagtaagcacttaacaaatgccattattattattataaggggctcattttacagatgagggaactgaggttcagaaatgagaagtgacttgcccagggtcacacagcaggcaagtgtctgctaagggaaacagcatggcattatAGAGtacaagcttgagagtcagaagatcgtgtgttctaatcccagttccaccccttgtctgctgtgtggccttggacaagtcatttcacttctctgtgcctcagttacctcatctgtaaaatggggattaagactgtgaaccccatacaggacatggactgtgtccaacctgattttcttgtttctaccccagagcttattacagagtctggcacatagtaagcacttaacaaataccaccataataagtggcagagtcagatttagaacacttgaccttctgactcccaggcccgaattTCTCTGTCTCGATCTGATATCTGTAAAAGTGGACTATGTGTCCCTTGAATATCCAGAGGCCTAAAATGGTGTACTACTGGCTTTTTTTATGGGGAGTCAACAACTGTGTAAAAGAATACTTGTGTGAAACTCAAGCCCATTGATAGGATCTCCCTGTCAGCAGTAAATCTATAAATTGTGATctatttgagggcagagaacatgtgctTTGCCTATGATGTATCTTCCCAATTCCTGTGCATTTAGTAGGCACTCATTAAAGCAGTGtttaactcagtggaaagagcatgggcttgggagtcagaggtcatgggttctaatcccagctccgccacttgtcagctgtgtgactttgggtaagtcacttaacttctctgtgcctcagtaacctcaactgtaaaatggggagttagactgtgagccccatgtgggaaaacctgattaccttttattcccccccagcgtttagaacagtgtttggcacatagtcagcgcttaacaaatgccattattatttttaataaataccaatgattaagtgGATAATTGTTTACAAACATTGTCTGATAATGCTTGGATGACAGTGGCTGGCGGTATTGACTGTTCCTGTTATCCTAGGGAATCGCTCCCTCTGCTGGTATGAATTGGAAAGCAGGACAATACTTGAGAATTGATGACGCTTAGACAGCGATCTGAAAGCCAAGCAAAGTTCTTTCCATTACTTATGAAAAAAGAGTGGCTTCTGAAGtgatatggaacatggactatgtctatcttgattaccttgtatctaacccagggcttagaacactgcctggcacatagccccctcccatccccttactataggggctcctcaagggtcagttcttgattcccttctgttctctgcctacactcactcccttggtgaactcattcgctcccacggcttcaactatcatctctacactgatgacacccaaatctacatctctgcccctgctcgctctctctccctcccttcaggtttgggtctcctcctgtcttcaagacatctccatctggatgtctgcctgccatctaaaactcaatttgtccaagactgaactccttatcttccctcccaaaccctgccctctccctgatttctcatcactgtagacggcactaccatccttcccatctcacaggcacgcaaacttggtgttatcctcgactccgctccttCGTTCACTCCACACGtacaatcagtcaccaaaacctgctggtctcacctccacaacatcaccaagatccatcctttcctctccattcaaatcactaccttactggttcaatctctcatactactatcctgactggattactgcatcagcctcctctctgatctctcatcttcctgtctctccccacttcagtctatacttcacgctgctgcctggatcatctttgtgcagaaacgctctgggcatgttactccccttctcaaaaatctcctgtggctgcctgtcaacctaagaatcaagcaaaaactcctcactctcagcttcaaggctctccgtcacctcaccccctcctacttcacctccccttctctccttctacagcccagcccgcaccctccgctcctctgctgctaacctcctcactgtgcctcgttctcgcctgtcccactgtcgaacccgggcccacgtcctccccctggcctggaatgccttcgctccgcacatccgccaagctagctctcttcctcccttcaaagccctactgagagctcacctcctccaggaggcctccccagactgagccccctccttcctctccccctcccccatccccccgccctacctccttcccctccccacagcacctgtatatatgtttgtacagatttattactctgtttattttacttgtacatatttactattctatttattttgttaatgatgcgcatcctagctttacttctatttattctgatgacttgacacctgtccacatgttttgttttgttgtctgtctcccacttctagactgtgagcccgttgttgggtagggaccatatctatgtgttaccaacttgtacttcccaagcgcttagtacagtgctctgcacacagtaagcactcaataaatacgattgattgaatgaatgaatgaatgaacatagtaagagcttaacatgtaccatttttaaaaaacccatcaAAAAGCAATtcgcctgacttccagccccgtgcactttctaataataatgatggtatttgttaagctcttattatgtgcaaaacactgttctaagcgctggggaggttacaaggtgatcaggttatcccacggggggcctcacagttttaatctccattttacaggtgaaggaactgaggcacagagaagtgaagtgacttagccagtcacccagctgacaattggcggatccaggatttgaacccatgacctctgactccaaagcccgtggagtCCACGGGCCATGGCAATAGACCACATTGCTACAGCAGTTTCATAAGATTTCTCAGAAGCACCTACAAATTAATTCGAAACGTAAATATTTCTTCTTTGAGGGAACAGTGAAATATAGGCAACAATGCTGGGTTGGATTTCAGTACATTTcggctcccctcttctccctcctccctttcgcAAAATTCAATCCCACGTGACCACAGGAACAGAAATTAGAAGCCCGCCCGCGCCTTTTCGGTTTTCAATCAGGTCCGACTGGCGGCTATATTAACCTCGTGTGTAGCTCGAGGCCGTTAATCCATAGCCTTGGGTCATTTGCATTGTCATCATGTCTGGTCGCGGCAAAGGAGGCAAGGGGCTCGGCAAAGGCGGTGCTAAGCGCCACCGCAAAGTCCTGCGGGATAACATCCAGGGAATCACAAAGCCGGCTATCCGCCGCTTGGCTCGTCGTGGTGGTGTCAAGCGCATCTCTGGGCTGATCTATGAAGAGACCCGCGGGGTGCTCAAGGTTTTCCTGGAGAACGTGATCCGCGACGCTGTCACCTATACGGAGCACGCCAAAAGGAAGACCGTCACCGCTATGGACGTGGTTTATGCGCTTAAGCGCCAGGGCCGTACTCTCTATGGCTTTGGTGGTTAAAACGTCCTGCTTTTCTATTCTGACAAAAGACCCCCAAAGGCCCTTTTAAGGGCCAACCACATTCTCAGTCAAAGAGCTGTGCACAAGGGGAAAGTGGAATTCATAAAGCGAGCTAGAGGGCCATGTTTTTGGGAGTCGAATTCCTATTTGTGAAATGAACTGatgtcctgtttctccccactttaatccctaCTTCACGCAGCTGTCTGGATCGTctttgcagaaacgctctgggcatgttactcccctcaaaaatttccaatcaacctatgcatcaggcaaaaactcacccTCGACTTAAAGGCTCTCcctcaccacgccccctcctacctcacctaccttctctcctccaacccagcccgcaccctccgctcctctgccgctaatctcactgtgcctcgttctcccctgtccggccgtcgaccccgggcccacgtcctcccccctggcctggaattgccctccctccgcacatccgccaaactagctctcttcctctcttcaaagccctactgagagctcacctccaggaggccttcccagactaagccccctccttccttgccccctccttccttgccccctactccccctccccatcccccgccttacctccttcccctccccacatcacctgtatatatgtatatatgtttgtacatatttattactctattttacttgtacatattctatttattttatttggcttatatgttttgttttgttgtctgtctcccccttctagactgtgagcccgctgttgggtagggaccgtctctatgtgttgcaaacttgtacttcccaagcgcttaatacagtgctctgcgcacagtaagcactcaaatacgattgattgaatgaataataatgtggGTAAGGAGAAAGCTTTCCTAATACAGGAAGGCAAACTTTCCCTGAGAAAtgggtaagtgacctgcccaatgtcaggcagacacgtggtggagctggaagcaGGCCTGGCCCCCAGGACTGCTTCTTCCAATGTGCCTCTGAATAGATTTAAGGGAAGAGCGGGCTTTTGGATCTTCGATTTTTTGCAGTGATCGAAGGCAGCTGATGGCACAGTAAGGAAGGCacgtatttttattattattattattattttaacagtaCTCAAGAGCATACTAGGTGCCACGCATgatggtagatgcaaactaatacAGGGGGTAATGGTAATGGTGCATTATAGCCTTTCTGAAAGTGTGGGTGGCTCTGACGGATTAAATATAAGGGTTGAATATGAGAGAAGCATCAAGAATAACTCTAAGGTTAcatatgggtttgtgagacaggaaggatggtggtgtcatctacaggatgagaaagaggagggcagggtttaggtgggaggaTGAAGAgtcctgttttagacatgtttagacatgttaagtttgacttgatgggaggacacccaaatagagatgtcttgaagacaggagaaaatgtgagactgcagagagggagagatatcagggatggagatgtagatttggaaatcatccacatagaggtggatcGAAGGCAGCTGATGGCACAATAAGGAAggcatgtattttattttattttaacggTACTCAAGAGCATGCTAGGTGCCACACATggtggtagatgcaagctaatacaGGGGGTAAAGGTAATGGTGCATTATAGCCCTTCCGAGAAAGTGTGGATGGCTCTGAAAAGGGCCTTTGGGTTGGTTAATTGAGAAGGCTCACTGCCACTTTACTTAGAGCTGGTGTACTTGGTGACGGCCTTGGTGCCCTCGGACACGGCATGCTTGGCCAGCTCCCCGGGCAGCAGCAGGCGCACGGCCGTTTGGATTTCCCGGGACGTGATGGTGGAGCGCTTGTTGTAGTGTGCCAGGCGGGAAGCCTCGCCGGCGATGCGCTCGAAGATGTCGTTGACGAACGAGTTCATGATGCCCATAGCCTTGGACGAGATGCCCGTGTCGGGATGGACCTGCTTCAGCACTTTGTACACGTAGATAGAATAGCTCTCTTTGCGGCTCCGTTTGCGCTTCTTGCCATCTTTCTTCTGCTACTTAGTCACGGCTTTCTTTCAGCCCTTCTTGGGCACCGGAGCGGACTTGTCTGGTTCAGGCATAATGATACTCGCGGCTATTCAGTAAGATTTGTAGGATTTACCGACAGCTAACGATACTTATCGGGGGCATACGCAAAATAGGTTTTCCCTGTCCTCTAATTGATTGGAGGAAATATAGTGATTGTAATGCACATGAGGGTTTTCTAATCTCCCAGTCCTATTGGCTTGTAGGGCAAAGACCATCCGGACCAACCAACTGGTTTCTTACTTAAACCCTGTGAAACGTATAAATTTAGTTCAGTTTACCCGGCTTCATGTAGGTGTTACTTTAAGCTCTGGAGGCATGTCGGGCCGTGGGAAGCAGGGAGGCAAGTCCGCGCTAAGGCAAAGTCCCGCTCATCCCGGGCCGGACTGCAGTTCCCGGTGGGGCGCGTGCACCGTCTGCTCCGCAAGGGCAACTACGCCGAGCGGGTCAGGGCCGGCGCCCCTGTCTACCTGGCCGCCGTGCTCGAGTACCTGACGGCCGAGATCCTGGAGCTGGCGGGCAACGCGGCCCGCGACAACAAGAAGACCCGCATCATCCCCCGCCACTTGCAGCTGGCCATCCGCAACGACGAGGAGCTCAACAAGCTGCTGGGCAAGGTGACCATCGCCCAGGGCGGCGTCCTGCCCAACATCCAGGCCGTGCTGCTGCCCAAGAAGACCGAGAGCCACCACAAGGCCAAAGGCAAATAAGCCCCACCCGCAGTAACTGGGAGAAACAATCAGAAACCAAAGACTCTTTTCAGAGCCGCCCATATTTTCAGTTCAAAAGAGTTGGGCGTTTTGATTTGACCGTCGATGCCAATGAGCGTCTTGGAAGTATTTCATAGTCCAGGGGGATTGTAGGTGGTGGGAGAAGTTCGTTAGGAGGGAAGgcaagtcttgggttctaatcctcacttttTAACGGTTGCTTTGCggttgaccttgaacaaatcacttaacgtctattCCTaattccacatctataaaatggggattcgatgcctgttctcccgcAGGCatgatgggcaggggctgtctcctTGATTAATTGTTATCTCACCCACGATTAAAATAGCGTTTGATACAGCAGAACGGGCCAGGGAgtcggacctggattctaatcccggatccaccatgtatttcattcacttaatcgtacttattgagtgcttactgtgtgtagagcactgtactaagcgcttgggaagtgcaagtcatcaacatatatgtatatgtatttgctgtgtaaccttgagcaagttacttaacttctctgtgcctccattccttcgtcttcaaaatggggcttcattacctgttctccctccttcttaggcagtgagccccataagagacctgattataataataataataataataataataataataataataatggcatttattaagtgcttactatgtgcaaagcactgttctaagggctggggaggttacaagctggtcaggttgtcccacagggggctcacaatcttaatccccatttttcagatgaggtaactgaggcacagagaagttaagtgacttgcccaaagtcacacagctgaaaattggtggagctgagatttgaacccatgccctctgactccaaagtccgtgctctttccactgtcacgagtatcttgtatctacctcactagcccccccttccccttctcccactcccttctgcatcatcctgacttaactccctctgttcttcacccctcccagccccacagcacctatgtacatatctgtaattttttttatattaacgtctgtctccccccctctagaacactcattcattcaatcgtgtttattgaacactgtactaagtgattgggaagtacaagtcggcaacatatagagatggtccctacccaacaacgggctcacagtctggaagactaaactcactgtgggcagggaaaatgtttattgtttcattgttttctcccaagagcttagaatagtgctctgttccataagctatcaataaatatgattgaatgaatgaataccccagtgctttggaaagtgcttggtaaatgctcagctaataatagtaataatatttgttaagcccctattttgtgccaagcacttttcctttcattcaatccccctctaaactgtgaactcattgtgagcagggaatgtcgctgtttattattgtattgtactttcccaagcacttagtgcaatgttctgcacacagtaagcacttaaaaacgtttgaatgaatgtttgcagagcaaggttctaaacactggagtagatacaaggtaatcaggttggacattgttcatgtaccattatgatgatgatgacatagtaagcgcttgacaagtgagaagcagcgtcgcatagtggaaagagcacgggcttggtagtcagaggtcgtgggttctaatcctgcctctgccactgatcagctatgtgactttggacaagtcacttcacttctctgtgcctcaattaccttatctgtaaaatggggattaagactgtgagccctgattaccttgtatctaccccagcacttagaacagtcctcggcacatagtaagcacttaacaaaatcccatcatcattattattattgttaagtgaccttggctaagtcactctttgtgcctcagtttcctaatttttGAAATGGAGttatgatatctgttctcccctcctcttaTACTGAGAACATGGGATTGGGGCTGTTTCTGCTGTGACTGCCCGGCATCTAGCAGAGTTCCgggtacttaataaatgacatcatcattatcattaggggAAGTGTCTTTTCTTCCTATAAAAATTTTACTAACTTTTAGCACAGTGTACTACACACAAGGGGCGCACTATAAATACCACAGGGAAGCCACATAGAATCGCGGGAAAATGAAGAGACTGGGTGtcaaaaaaaatgagaaaaatttcAGCCCCaacactgtcctgctgtgtgacctagggtaaatcacttaatctttctcactttcctcataTATACTGCCACTTCCTTAGGCAGTAATAtccttgtggaacaggaacttgGTCCCAACTGATTATTTTCtgttctgtcccctccccaccccagcacttaacacaatgtTTGCTCATGGAAAACTCCTAATGAATAATGATCATCacttgcttctgttgaactttcaCACCTTTGGGGTAATGCTTTACATTTACGtagtgtttaatatgtgtcaagaaaCACCTTATCTCCCTGAAAAGGGAGCAGAACACAGGTCTCTCTCACGTAGTAGAGCAGGGTGATAACGATGTCTGTTAGTTCCTTATTTCCCTAACAAGGGAAGTGGGttgttaaatcaatcaaacaattaatcctatttgttgagcacttactgcgtgcagtgcaccataccatggccttgggaaagtacaatataacaaagttgatagagccacgagaagcacttgggaaagtacaatataacaaagctgggccatgagaagcagcgtgggtcagtggaaagagcctgggctttggagtcagagttcatgggttcaaatcccggctcccccaattgtcagctgcgtgactttgggcaagtcacttcccttctctgggcctcagttacctcatctgtaaaatggggatgaagactgtgagccccccgtggggcaatctgatcatcttgtaaccaccccagcgctttgaacagtgctttgcacatagtaagtgcttaataaatactaaaattattattattattcttattattatagatatgttccctgcccacaatgagcttaccatatagggggggagacagacattaatgtaatggaaataagtactgtgggatagagggtggggtaaataaaaggtgcaaaaccgaatgcaagggtgacacagagggtatgagagaagaggaaatgagtaaaAGGTGTAAAGGCATAGGTGAGAGATGGTACAAAGTAAATTGCAAGCAGATGGAAACTTCGCTCGGGGAATTTGTATAAATTCAATCCCCCTCAATCCCCAGACCAATGTGCCCAAGGTTAGATGGGGTTGTCGGTTGCGGCCATGAGAatggactcaataaataatattgaatgaattgatgaatgaatggatggataggtggatgggtgggtggatgggtgggtggatgggcgaatgaatgaatgaatgtatgaaagtatgaatggatggttggatgaatgaatgaatgaatgaatgaatgaatgaatgaatgaatgaatgaaaagattagCATGTTGCTGCCTCTCCCCAGGCAAAGCAGGTGGTGACTAGTGGGGAAAATCCAAACAGCACCTGGCATAGGCAAGGAGGAGACTGTCACACTTGCCAGCTCAGGTGGGTGGTTAACTGGTTTTTGCTCAACAATAGGGTTTGAATAGGGGATCCGACCATGGGgaaataagtctgtgagccccctggggacatggactgtgtgcaacctgattaccttgtatctaccccagctcttagtgcagtgtgtggtatattttaagtgcttaataaatatcacttttAAAAACATAAAGCAGAGCTAAATGTTCCCCATATTTGGGGTTAGAgaaattgcatccaa is part of the Tachyglossus aculeatus isolate mTacAcu1 chromosome Y4, mTacAcu1.pri, whole genome shotgun sequence genome and harbors:
- the LOC119946938 gene encoding histone H4, with protein sequence MSGRGKGGKGLGKGGAKRHRKVLRDNIQGITKPAIRRLARRGGVKRISGLIYEETRGVLKVFLENVIRDAVTYTEHAKRKTVTAMDVVYALKRQGRTLYGFGG